In one Gossypium hirsutum isolate 1008001.06 chromosome D09, Gossypium_hirsutum_v2.1, whole genome shotgun sequence genomic region, the following are encoded:
- the LOC107892111 gene encoding calmodulin-binding transcription activator 5 isoform X1 yields the protein MDVGGSSPLVGSEIHGFRTLADLDVQTMMEEAKSRWLRPNEIHAILCNHKYFPIYMKPVNLPKSGTIVFFDRKMLRNFRKDGHNWKKKKDGKTVKEAHEHLKVGNEERIHVYYAHGQDNPTFVRRCYWLLDKSLEHIVLVHYRETQESQGSPATPGNSNSSSITDQSTPLNVMEEFDSGAGNAYYEEPGNSVDVRNHEMRLHEINTLEWDELLVTNDSNDSTISRRDNNSCFQQLNQTTGNGFLNYGGPISADNLSTEISMLVNLVEPVAQSNNTYFNTPTTVCNTISSSQINPNVQQKDSIATGAGDPLDLLINDGLNSQGSFGKWVNYTITESPVSGDSMQESSVSSVQDSFTSPEHIFTITEVSHEWAYSTEKTKILVTGFFHQAYQHLVKSNLVCVCGDVCNPAEIIQVGVYRCVLPQHSPGLVNLYMSLDGHKPISQVLSFEYRVPLSHDPLVPVEDESRWKEFQLQMRLAYLLFSTSKNLNILSGKVSPNTLKEAKNFAQKTSSISNSWTYLLKSIEENRASFTQAKDGLFEIALKNRLKDWLLERIIEGSKITDFDTEGLGVLHLCAILGYTWAIHLFSWSGLSLDFRDKRGWTALHWAAYYGREKMVAALLSAGAKSYLVTDPTTQNPNGCTAADLASLKGYDGLAAYLSEEALVAQFNEMAVAGNASGSLKTSRTEVTHTDTLNEDELYLKDSLAAYRTAADAAARIQNAFRAHSLKIRTKAIESSTPEDEARSIVAAMKIQHAFRNFETKRKMAAAARIQYRFRTWKIRKEFLNLRHQATKIQAAFRGLLVRRQYRKITWSVGVLEKAILRWRLKRKGLRGLQINTVDTVTEQRPESDTEEDFYRTSRRQAEQRVEKAVVRVQAMFRSKKAQEDYRRMKLACDQAMLEYQSLRNPTS from the exons ATGGACGTTGGCGGTTCGAGCCCGCTCGTCGGCTCTGAGATTCACGGTTTCCGTACCTTGGCAG ATTTGGATGTTCAAACTATGATGGAAGAAGCCAAGTCTAGATGGCTACGTccaaatgaaattcatgcaatacTTTGCAACCACAAGTATTTCCCCATCTACATGAAGCCGGTGAACCTGCCCAAAA GTGGTACTATTGTATTTTTTGACCGAAAGATGCTCCGAAACTTCCGAAAAGATGGTCATaactggaaaaagaaaaaggatgggaagACTGTTAAAGAAGCTCATGAACACTTAAAA GTTGGTAATGAAGAAAGGATTCATGTATATTATGCACATGGCCAAGATAACCCTACCTTTGTTCGGAGGTGTTATTGGCTACTTGACAA GTCTCTGGAACACATAGTTCTTGTTCACTATCGTGAAACACAGGAG TCGCAGGGTTCTCCAGCGACACCTGGGAATTCAAATTCTAGTTCAATAACTGATCAGTCTACTCCTTTAAATGTTATGGAAGAATTTGATTCTGGAGCTGGTAATGCATattatgaag AACCCGGTAATAGTGTTGATGTCAGAAATCATGAGATGAGGCTTCATGAGATTAATACACTTGAATGGGATGAGCTTCTGGTGACAAATGATAGTAATGACTCAACTATATCTAGAAGAG ACAATAATTCTTGCTTTCAGCAACTGAACCAAACAACAGGAAATGGCTTCTTAAATTAT GGTGGCCCTATCTCAGCTGATAATTTATCAACGGAAATTTCTATGCTTGTTAATTTAGTTGAGCCAGTTGCTCAGAGTAATAATACTTACTTCAACACCCCAACGACTGTCTGTAATACGATATCTAGTAGCCAAATAAATCCTAATGTGCAGCAGAAAGACTCTATTGCCACAGGGGCCGGTGATCCATTGGACCTTTTGATCAATGATGGTTTAAATAGTCAGGGCAGTTTTGGAAAGTGGGTGAACTACACTATCACTGAATCCCCAGTTTCAGGTGACTCTATGCAAGAATCATCAGTTTCATCGGTTCAAGATTCCTTCACCTCTCCTGAGCACATATTTACCATAACTGAAGTCTCACATGAGTGGGCCTATTCAACTGAAAAGACAAag ATTTTAGTCACTGGATTCTTTCATCAAGCTTATCAACATCTTGTTAAGTCCAATTTGGTTTGTGTATGCGGTGATGTATGTAATCCAGCAGAAATTATTCAAGTTGGGGTTTATCGTTGTGTGTTACCACAACATTCCCCTGGACTAGTGAACCTGTATATGAGTCTTGACGGCCATAAACCCATCAGCCAAGTTCTTAGTTTTGAGTATCGTGTTCCTTTATCACATGACCCGTTAGTTCCTGTGGAAGATGAGTCAAGGTGGAAGGAATTCCAATTGCAGATGAGGCTTGCTTATTTGCTCTTCTCTACTTCCAAGAACCTCAACATTTTATCGGGTAAAGTTTCACCAAATACCTTGAAGGAGGCTAAGAATTTTGCTCAAAAGACTTCTAGCATATCCAATAGTTGGACATATTTGCTCAAGTCAATTGAAGAAAATCGAGCTTCTTTTACGCAAGCAAAAGATGGTTTATTTGAAATTGCTTTAAAGAACAGACTCAAGGACTGGCTGTTGGAAAGAATAATTGAAGGCTCTAAAATAACCGACTTTGATACTGAAGGTCTAGGAGTGCTTCATTTATGTGCCATCCTTGGGTATACTTGGGCTATTCATCTATTTTCATGGTCTGGCTTGTCACTGGATTTTCGTGATAAACGTGGATGGACAGCTCTTCATTGGGCAGCATATTATGGGAG GGAAAAAATGGTTGCTGCTCTTTTATCTGCAGGGGCAAAGTCATATTTGGTGACAGACCCCACCACCCAAAATCCAAATGGTTGCACTGCTGCTGACCTTGCATCTTTGAAGGGTTATGATGGGCTAGCTGCTTATCTTTCTGAAGAGGCTCTTGTGGCACAGTTCAATGAAATGGCTGTAGCTGGAAATGCTAGTGGCTCTCTAAAAACCAGTAGAACAGAAGTAACACACACTGATACCCTTAACGAAGATGAGTTATATTTGAAGGATAGTTTAGCAGCTTATAGGACCGCTGCTGATGCGGCTGCACGCATTCAGAATGCATTCAGGGCGCACTCCTTGAAAATACGAACTAAAGCAATTGAGTCTTCCACTCCAGAGGATGAAGCACGAAGTATAGTTGCAGCTATGAAGATTCAACATGCCTTTCGCAACTTTGAGACCAAAAGAAAGATGGCTGCTGCTGCCCGGATTCAATATAGGTTCCGAACTTGGAAAATTCGTAAAGAGTTCCTTAATTTGCGCCACCAGGCTACCAAAATCCAA GCAGCTTTCCGGGGCCTCCTAGTAAGGAGGCAGTACCGCAAGATTACCTGGTCAGTTGGTGTGCTTGAGAAAGCAATTCTGCGGTGGCGATTAAAGAGAAAAGGTTTGCGTGGGCTACAAATTAACACAGTTGACACGGTCACAGAGCAAAGGCCGGAAAGTGACACTGAAGAGGACTTCTACAGAACCAGCAGAAGACAAGCTGAGCAACGCGTCGAGAAAGCTGTTGTTCGAGTTCAAGCTATGTTCCGCTCAAAGAAAGCACAAGAAGACTATCGGAGAATGAAGTTGGCTTGTGATCAAGCAATG TTGGAATATCAAAGCCTCCGGAACCCTACTTCCTGA
- the LOC107892111 gene encoding calmodulin-binding transcription activator 5 isoform X2: protein MMEEAKSRWLRPNEIHAILCNHKYFPIYMKPVNLPKSGTIVFFDRKMLRNFRKDGHNWKKKKDGKTVKEAHEHLKVGNEERIHVYYAHGQDNPTFVRRCYWLLDKSLEHIVLVHYRETQESQGSPATPGNSNSSSITDQSTPLNVMEEFDSGAGNAYYEEPGNSVDVRNHEMRLHEINTLEWDELLVTNDSNDSTISRRDNNSCFQQLNQTTGNGFLNYGGPISADNLSTEISMLVNLVEPVAQSNNTYFNTPTTVCNTISSSQINPNVQQKDSIATGAGDPLDLLINDGLNSQGSFGKWVNYTITESPVSGDSMQESSVSSVQDSFTSPEHIFTITEVSHEWAYSTEKTKILVTGFFHQAYQHLVKSNLVCVCGDVCNPAEIIQVGVYRCVLPQHSPGLVNLYMSLDGHKPISQVLSFEYRVPLSHDPLVPVEDESRWKEFQLQMRLAYLLFSTSKNLNILSGKVSPNTLKEAKNFAQKTSSISNSWTYLLKSIEENRASFTQAKDGLFEIALKNRLKDWLLERIIEGSKITDFDTEGLGVLHLCAILGYTWAIHLFSWSGLSLDFRDKRGWTALHWAAYYGREKMVAALLSAGAKSYLVTDPTTQNPNGCTAADLASLKGYDGLAAYLSEEALVAQFNEMAVAGNASGSLKTSRTEVTHTDTLNEDELYLKDSLAAYRTAADAAARIQNAFRAHSLKIRTKAIESSTPEDEARSIVAAMKIQHAFRNFETKRKMAAAARIQYRFRTWKIRKEFLNLRHQATKIQAAFRGLLVRRQYRKITWSVGVLEKAILRWRLKRKGLRGLQINTVDTVTEQRPESDTEEDFYRTSRRQAEQRVEKAVVRVQAMFRSKKAQEDYRRMKLACDQAMLEYQSLRNPTS, encoded by the exons ATGATGGAAGAAGCCAAGTCTAGATGGCTACGTccaaatgaaattcatgcaatacTTTGCAACCACAAGTATTTCCCCATCTACATGAAGCCGGTGAACCTGCCCAAAA GTGGTACTATTGTATTTTTTGACCGAAAGATGCTCCGAAACTTCCGAAAAGATGGTCATaactggaaaaagaaaaaggatgggaagACTGTTAAAGAAGCTCATGAACACTTAAAA GTTGGTAATGAAGAAAGGATTCATGTATATTATGCACATGGCCAAGATAACCCTACCTTTGTTCGGAGGTGTTATTGGCTACTTGACAA GTCTCTGGAACACATAGTTCTTGTTCACTATCGTGAAACACAGGAG TCGCAGGGTTCTCCAGCGACACCTGGGAATTCAAATTCTAGTTCAATAACTGATCAGTCTACTCCTTTAAATGTTATGGAAGAATTTGATTCTGGAGCTGGTAATGCATattatgaag AACCCGGTAATAGTGTTGATGTCAGAAATCATGAGATGAGGCTTCATGAGATTAATACACTTGAATGGGATGAGCTTCTGGTGACAAATGATAGTAATGACTCAACTATATCTAGAAGAG ACAATAATTCTTGCTTTCAGCAACTGAACCAAACAACAGGAAATGGCTTCTTAAATTAT GGTGGCCCTATCTCAGCTGATAATTTATCAACGGAAATTTCTATGCTTGTTAATTTAGTTGAGCCAGTTGCTCAGAGTAATAATACTTACTTCAACACCCCAACGACTGTCTGTAATACGATATCTAGTAGCCAAATAAATCCTAATGTGCAGCAGAAAGACTCTATTGCCACAGGGGCCGGTGATCCATTGGACCTTTTGATCAATGATGGTTTAAATAGTCAGGGCAGTTTTGGAAAGTGGGTGAACTACACTATCACTGAATCCCCAGTTTCAGGTGACTCTATGCAAGAATCATCAGTTTCATCGGTTCAAGATTCCTTCACCTCTCCTGAGCACATATTTACCATAACTGAAGTCTCACATGAGTGGGCCTATTCAACTGAAAAGACAAag ATTTTAGTCACTGGATTCTTTCATCAAGCTTATCAACATCTTGTTAAGTCCAATTTGGTTTGTGTATGCGGTGATGTATGTAATCCAGCAGAAATTATTCAAGTTGGGGTTTATCGTTGTGTGTTACCACAACATTCCCCTGGACTAGTGAACCTGTATATGAGTCTTGACGGCCATAAACCCATCAGCCAAGTTCTTAGTTTTGAGTATCGTGTTCCTTTATCACATGACCCGTTAGTTCCTGTGGAAGATGAGTCAAGGTGGAAGGAATTCCAATTGCAGATGAGGCTTGCTTATTTGCTCTTCTCTACTTCCAAGAACCTCAACATTTTATCGGGTAAAGTTTCACCAAATACCTTGAAGGAGGCTAAGAATTTTGCTCAAAAGACTTCTAGCATATCCAATAGTTGGACATATTTGCTCAAGTCAATTGAAGAAAATCGAGCTTCTTTTACGCAAGCAAAAGATGGTTTATTTGAAATTGCTTTAAAGAACAGACTCAAGGACTGGCTGTTGGAAAGAATAATTGAAGGCTCTAAAATAACCGACTTTGATACTGAAGGTCTAGGAGTGCTTCATTTATGTGCCATCCTTGGGTATACTTGGGCTATTCATCTATTTTCATGGTCTGGCTTGTCACTGGATTTTCGTGATAAACGTGGATGGACAGCTCTTCATTGGGCAGCATATTATGGGAG GGAAAAAATGGTTGCTGCTCTTTTATCTGCAGGGGCAAAGTCATATTTGGTGACAGACCCCACCACCCAAAATCCAAATGGTTGCACTGCTGCTGACCTTGCATCTTTGAAGGGTTATGATGGGCTAGCTGCTTATCTTTCTGAAGAGGCTCTTGTGGCACAGTTCAATGAAATGGCTGTAGCTGGAAATGCTAGTGGCTCTCTAAAAACCAGTAGAACAGAAGTAACACACACTGATACCCTTAACGAAGATGAGTTATATTTGAAGGATAGTTTAGCAGCTTATAGGACCGCTGCTGATGCGGCTGCACGCATTCAGAATGCATTCAGGGCGCACTCCTTGAAAATACGAACTAAAGCAATTGAGTCTTCCACTCCAGAGGATGAAGCACGAAGTATAGTTGCAGCTATGAAGATTCAACATGCCTTTCGCAACTTTGAGACCAAAAGAAAGATGGCTGCTGCTGCCCGGATTCAATATAGGTTCCGAACTTGGAAAATTCGTAAAGAGTTCCTTAATTTGCGCCACCAGGCTACCAAAATCCAA GCAGCTTTCCGGGGCCTCCTAGTAAGGAGGCAGTACCGCAAGATTACCTGGTCAGTTGGTGTGCTTGAGAAAGCAATTCTGCGGTGGCGATTAAAGAGAAAAGGTTTGCGTGGGCTACAAATTAACACAGTTGACACGGTCACAGAGCAAAGGCCGGAAAGTGACACTGAAGAGGACTTCTACAGAACCAGCAGAAGACAAGCTGAGCAACGCGTCGAGAAAGCTGTTGTTCGAGTTCAAGCTATGTTCCGCTCAAAGAAAGCACAAGAAGACTATCGGAGAATGAAGTTGGCTTGTGATCAAGCAATG TTGGAATATCAAAGCCTCCGGAACCCTACTTCCTGA